One genomic window of Stieleria sp. JC731 includes the following:
- a CDS encoding DUF1501 domain-containing protein, producing MLTRRELLKHSSAGFGYLAMAGMSSAGMLTGSNRLAMAEELSAANPLSPKQPHFSAKAKRVIFLCMQGGPSHVDTFDYKPQLESDHGKRGKYGGALLKSPWKFRQRGESGLWISDLFPKVAEHADEMCLIRSMNCDQPVHPGAMTQMHTGTAQFVRPSIGAWTLYGLGTENESLPGFVSLSPPAGNSRNYGSAFLPAIYGGTKVGRTGSRFAQLARQSGGNQDSVPDIRNPGLSDREQRRQLNLIQKLNRSQIPSGDAANVEGVIQSYELAFRMQDAMPELMDLSSEDAKTLKAYGVDGGPTETFGKQCLLARRFAEAGVRFIEITHGNWDQHTRLTADHAARAEACDGPIAALLADLKARKMLDETLVIWGGEFGRTPSAQNGDGRNHNNKGYTLWMAGGGVKGGFSYGATDEHGFEAVEDPCHVHDWHATVLHLMGLDHEQLTYRYAGRDFRLTDVYGNVVHDIIA from the coding sequence ATGTTGACTCGACGTGAACTGTTGAAACATTCGTCGGCCGGGTTTGGTTATTTGGCGATGGCCGGAATGTCGAGCGCGGGCATGTTGACCGGTTCGAATAGGTTGGCGATGGCCGAAGAATTGTCTGCGGCCAACCCGCTTTCACCGAAACAGCCTCACTTTTCCGCCAAAGCGAAGCGAGTCATTTTTTTGTGCATGCAAGGTGGACCCTCGCATGTCGATACATTTGACTACAAGCCGCAGCTGGAATCGGATCACGGAAAACGCGGTAAGTACGGTGGCGCGTTATTGAAGTCACCTTGGAAATTTCGACAACGCGGTGAAAGTGGACTTTGGATTTCAGACCTATTTCCCAAAGTCGCTGAACATGCCGACGAGATGTGCTTGATCCGTTCGATGAACTGTGATCAGCCGGTGCACCCGGGCGCGATGACTCAGATGCATACCGGAACGGCACAGTTCGTTCGGCCTTCGATTGGTGCGTGGACGTTGTATGGATTGGGAACCGAAAACGAAAGTTTGCCAGGCTTCGTTTCGCTCAGTCCACCGGCTGGTAATTCACGCAACTATGGGAGTGCGTTTTTGCCAGCGATCTATGGGGGCACGAAAGTCGGGCGGACGGGCAGTCGGTTTGCTCAGTTGGCACGCCAATCCGGCGGCAACCAAGACTCGGTGCCCGACATTCGCAACCCTGGTTTGTCAGACCGTGAACAGCGTCGTCAACTGAACTTGATTCAAAAGTTGAATCGCAGCCAAATCCCGAGCGGCGATGCGGCCAATGTCGAGGGAGTGATTCAGTCCTATGAGTTGGCGTTTCGAATGCAGGACGCGATGCCTGAACTGATGGACCTTTCTAGTGAAGACGCCAAAACGCTTAAAGCATACGGAGTTGACGGTGGCCCGACGGAAACGTTTGGCAAGCAGTGTTTGTTGGCACGTCGGTTTGCCGAAGCCGGTGTGCGGTTCATCGAAATCACGCATGGCAATTGGGACCAGCATACGCGTTTAACGGCTGATCACGCCGCGCGAGCAGAAGCTTGTGACGGACCGATCGCGGCTTTGTTAGCAGACTTGAAAGCGCGAAAGATGTTGGACGAAACGTTGGTGATCTGGGGAGGTGAGTTCGGGCGGACGCCATCGGCTCAGAACGGCGACGGTCGCAACCACAACAACAAGGGATATACCTTGTGGATGGCGGGCGGTGGCGTCAAAGGAGGCTTCAGCTACGGCGCGACGGACGAGCATGGTTTTGAAGCGGTCGAAGATCCCTGCCATGTTCATGATTGGCACGCGACGGTGCTGCATCTGATGGGGCTTGATCACGAGCAACTGACCTATCGCTACGCTGGCCGTGACTTCCGCTTGACGGATGTGTACGGCAATGTGGTGCATGACATCATCGCGTGA
- a CDS encoding uracil-DNA glycosylase family protein, protein MNSKALIKAARKLSKAVDELHFDEPVTHVYNPLAYARKSHEAYLSFVGDNVSVVFLGMNPGPWGMAQTGVPFGEIAAVRDWMKIDQPIGKPAVEHEKRPVEGLSCSRSEVSGRRLWGLFQERFGSPKAFFKKHFVLNYCPLVFMESSARNRTPDKLPAAERAPLDAVCDDHLRSVLKVLAPQHAVGVGAYAEACLKRVVADLQSPPQVSRILHPSPASPAANRDWAGTATKQLSESGIW, encoded by the coding sequence GTGAATTCTAAGGCCCTCATCAAAGCGGCTCGAAAGTTATCTAAAGCGGTGGACGAACTTCATTTCGATGAGCCCGTCACGCATGTTTACAATCCTCTGGCCTACGCTCGGAAATCACACGAGGCATATTTGTCCTTCGTCGGTGACAATGTCTCGGTCGTCTTCTTGGGGATGAATCCCGGCCCCTGGGGGATGGCTCAAACTGGGGTTCCGTTCGGCGAGATCGCCGCTGTCCGCGACTGGATGAAGATCGATCAGCCGATCGGCAAGCCTGCTGTGGAGCACGAGAAACGTCCCGTCGAGGGACTTAGCTGCAGCCGCAGCGAAGTCAGTGGGCGGCGATTGTGGGGCTTGTTCCAGGAGCGATTCGGATCGCCCAAAGCTTTCTTTAAAAAGCATTTCGTGCTGAACTACTGCCCCTTGGTATTCATGGAGAGCAGCGCTCGAAATCGGACACCGGACAAGCTGCCCGCGGCCGAGCGGGCCCCCTTGGATGCTGTCTGCGACGATCACCTGCGTTCGGTGCTGAAGGTGCTTGCGCCACAACACGCCGTCGGTGTGGGGGCTTACGCGGAGGCCTGTCTAAAGCGTGTTGTTGCAGACCTTCAATCGCCGCCGCAAGTTTCCAGGATTCTGCATCCCAGTCCGGCGTCACCTGCGGCCAATCGCGACTGGGCCGGAACGGCCACCAAGCAGCTGAGCGAATCCGGCATTTGGTAG
- a CDS encoding aminotransferase class III-fold pyridoxal phosphate-dependent enzyme yields the protein MSQPAAEPTESIADSLRQDERIIEAKRLIREAVEEHASRLQVRPAQSELKDSYSDWLDRLTAVRGGPPIWPYLTSGLGRGPYVELADGSVKLDFIGGIGVYGAGHSDPGMIDAAVGAAIEDTVMQGNLQQNPASVVMMEKLIKLAQQGGASLPYCLLTTSGAMANENALKIAMHKATPADRVIAFENAFAGRSLAMAAVTDRPNYRAGLPVTVAVDYLPARDVTDPEGSRKRAVAELHRLLKRHPGRYAAFWAEPIAGEGGYYPGSNDFYAALCEPLKEAGVPIIFDEIQSFSRTSKPFAFQHYGLDKYADIVTVGKVTQVCATLYSDAMKPTGPILSQTFTGSTASIATGIETLDRFEQRGCFGADGTNMQLAKYFQDQLAALADEFPNQIAGPFGEGLMIAFTPGDGSFDAAKSMMMSLFEIGLLGFVCGGGPTRIRFLPPPIVTTQEHIDHAISLLRQVLDA from the coding sequence GTGAGCCAACCTGCCGCCGAACCAACCGAGTCGATTGCCGATTCTCTTCGCCAAGACGAACGCATCATCGAAGCGAAACGCTTGATCCGGGAGGCGGTGGAGGAACATGCGTCGCGTTTGCAGGTTCGTCCGGCGCAGTCTGAGTTGAAGGATAGCTATTCTGATTGGCTTGACCGTTTGACGGCGGTTCGTGGCGGCCCACCGATCTGGCCCTACCTGACATCGGGGCTTGGACGTGGCCCTTACGTTGAATTGGCCGACGGCAGCGTCAAACTGGACTTTATTGGTGGGATCGGCGTTTACGGTGCCGGGCATAGTGATCCGGGCATGATCGATGCTGCGGTTGGGGCTGCCATCGAAGACACCGTGATGCAGGGCAACTTGCAACAGAACCCTGCCAGCGTCGTGATGATGGAAAAGCTGATCAAGCTTGCCCAACAAGGCGGCGCGTCGCTTCCGTACTGTTTGTTGACGACAAGCGGTGCGATGGCCAATGAAAATGCGCTGAAGATCGCGATGCACAAAGCGACTCCGGCAGATCGAGTGATCGCGTTTGAGAATGCATTCGCGGGACGTTCGTTGGCGATGGCTGCCGTTACCGATCGGCCAAACTATCGTGCAGGGCTACCAGTAACGGTCGCGGTGGATTACTTACCTGCCCGCGACGTGACGGATCCCGAAGGCAGCCGCAAGCGAGCGGTGGCCGAACTGCATCGATTGTTAAAACGTCACCCCGGTCGCTATGCCGCGTTTTGGGCCGAGCCAATTGCCGGTGAAGGCGGTTACTATCCCGGTAGCAACGATTTCTACGCGGCCTTGTGCGAGCCACTGAAAGAAGCTGGCGTGCCGATCATTTTCGATGAGATCCAAAGCTTTTCGCGTACCAGCAAGCCGTTCGCATTTCAGCACTATGGTTTGGATAAGTACGCCGACATTGTGACCGTTGGCAAAGTGACGCAGGTTTGTGCAACGCTTTACAGTGACGCGATGAAGCCGACAGGGCCAATCCTGAGCCAGACGTTTACCGGTTCGACCGCATCGATCGCGACCGGCATCGAAACGCTGGATCGATTTGAGCAGCGTGGATGTTTCGGTGCTGACGGAACCAACATGCAATTGGCGAAGTACTTTCAGGACCAGTTAGCAGCCTTGGCCGATGAGTTTCCTAATCAGATCGCGGGGCCATTTGGTGAAGGGTTGATGATCGCATTCACGCCCGGCGATGGCAGTTTCGATGCGGCGAAATCGATGATGATGTCGCTGTTCGAAATCGGATTGCTGGGGTTCGTTTGCGGTGGCGGTCCAACTCGAATTCGTTTTCTGCCGCCCCCGATCGTGACGACGCAGGAGCATATCGATCACGCGATTTCGTTGCTTCGTCAGGTGCTTGACGCATAG